A single genomic interval of Longimicrobium sp. harbors:
- a CDS encoding response regulator → MSGTSGDLSGALAALWAKFREGTFRRVAVLEEAALALREGILDDALRRAAEREAHKLAGAAGTFGFAEATRLAREAEQMLEGSDPLDASQVQRLGELAAALRHELERPVGAPRPSPEPPAPVTRGGHHILAVDDDPIILAMLRALLQSHGMRVTTLDDPRRLLDALASERPDLLVVDFEMPHASGAELCRLVRGDPRWRTLPVLVLTGRVDDGTIQRVLAAGADACVAKPFEGPELIARIEERLRSRSE, encoded by the coding sequence GTGAGCGGAACCTCGGGCGATCTCTCGGGCGCCCTCGCCGCTCTGTGGGCGAAGTTCCGGGAGGGGACCTTTCGCCGCGTGGCGGTGCTGGAGGAGGCGGCGCTCGCCCTGCGCGAGGGCATTCTGGACGACGCGCTGCGCCGCGCCGCCGAGCGCGAAGCCCACAAGCTGGCCGGCGCCGCGGGCACCTTTGGCTTCGCGGAGGCGACGCGCCTGGCCCGCGAGGCCGAGCAGATGCTGGAGGGGAGCGATCCTCTGGACGCATCGCAGGTGCAGCGCCTCGGCGAGCTGGCGGCCGCGCTGCGCCACGAGCTGGAGCGGCCCGTCGGCGCCCCTCGGCCATCGCCCGAGCCGCCCGCGCCCGTCACCCGCGGCGGACATCACATCCTGGCGGTGGACGACGACCCGATCATCCTCGCCATGCTGCGCGCCCTGCTGCAATCGCACGGCATGCGCGTCACCACCCTCGACGACCCGCGCCGCCTGCTGGACGCGCTCGCGAGCGAGCGTCCCGACCTGCTGGTCGTCGATTTCGAGATGCCGCACGCCAGCGGCGCGGAGCTGTGCCGCCTCGTCCGCGGCGACCCGCGCTGGCGCACCCTTCCCGTGCTCGTGCTCACCGGCCGGGTGGACGACGGCACCATCCAGCGCGTCCTTGCCGCCGGCGCGGATGCCTGCGTCGCCAAGCCGTTCGAGGGGCCGGAGCTGATCGCCCGCATCGAGGAACGGCTCAGGTCCAGGAGCGAATGA
- a CDS encoding family 10 glycosylhydrolase has protein sequence MRSPSVSFIRAGAALLASVALLASCDSKGGPVSPADGPAGKRGGPDVRASHADAVMMVRTPSAEPGARGGTTLQLDAGVFNPQGMELEHKKHVSWTSSDPSIATVDDTGLVTAQDTGEVAIYVDHKKGMDTVNILVIPVPVKSVTVAGADSISLGDTTSYTAAALDSVGEPLLGRTVEWSSTAPAVASVSETGEVIALDVGTVEIVATVDGVEGMKGMRVWPQPVATVEVVPDAFNLPQFRKATFRAIARDRRGNALADRPATWTTSNPAVFGFKANTDTLVAKDLGTAVLTATVEGKTGEAEVTVTNPVEARALWVTRFEYTGPSSVDFTKIATIMQKAAQANFNVVYFQARTSGDALYYSDLEPCSPRMCGTLGGPRPSRDPLAVALAEAAKYGIEVHAWLNAYTGFIAGSATACNQFVNSTPANWLKANPHWSVSTKNFTTGAITRQVDNCATTSEYMWVSPGVPQVRAQLANVAADVARRYGPLGLKGIHLDRIRFPSNQVSYDPATQDAFKTATGAFPASNAQTTWLDFRRGLVNQGVKEVYDAVRAVDPSLVLSAAVFPGYKPRAGWAAQWSFTDLFQDPEAWVKGGYLDVEVPMNYPATATSASWTVKAYCSNTDWTCVMDDHIQRIEKQSGRQVYVGVGAIRGWTEMKTQIDLAHDRAVTGMSVYSFSQVDVIPNAWAQLAAGPFKNKATLPAMSWKN, from the coding sequence TTGCGCTCACCCAGCGTCTCCTTCATCCGTGCCGGCGCGGCCCTGCTGGCCTCGGTCGCACTGCTTGCATCCTGCGACAGCAAGGGCGGGCCCGTCTCGCCCGCGGACGGCCCGGCGGGCAAGCGCGGAGGTCCCGACGTCCGCGCGTCGCACGCCGACGCGGTGATGATGGTGCGTACCCCCAGCGCCGAGCCCGGCGCGCGCGGCGGCACCACGCTGCAGCTGGATGCCGGGGTGTTCAACCCGCAGGGGATGGAGCTGGAGCACAAGAAGCACGTCTCGTGGACCTCCTCCGACCCGTCGATCGCAACCGTGGACGACACGGGCCTCGTCACCGCGCAGGACACGGGCGAGGTCGCCATCTACGTCGACCACAAGAAAGGCATGGACACGGTCAACATCCTCGTGATCCCCGTGCCGGTGAAGTCGGTGACGGTCGCGGGCGCCGATTCGATCTCCCTGGGCGACACCACCAGCTACACCGCCGCCGCGCTCGATTCGGTGGGCGAGCCGCTGCTGGGACGCACGGTCGAGTGGAGCTCCACGGCCCCCGCGGTCGCCAGCGTCTCGGAGACCGGCGAAGTGATCGCGCTGGACGTGGGCACGGTCGAGATCGTGGCGACGGTGGACGGGGTGGAGGGGATGAAGGGGATGCGCGTGTGGCCGCAGCCGGTCGCGACGGTGGAAGTGGTGCCGGATGCCTTCAACCTCCCGCAGTTCCGCAAGGCGACGTTCCGCGCCATCGCGCGCGACCGCCGCGGCAACGCGCTCGCCGACCGGCCCGCCACGTGGACGACCTCGAACCCGGCCGTCTTCGGCTTCAAGGCGAACACGGACACGCTCGTCGCCAAGGACCTGGGGACGGCGGTGCTGACGGCCACGGTGGAGGGGAAGACGGGCGAGGCCGAGGTGACGGTCACCAACCCGGTGGAGGCGCGCGCGCTGTGGGTGACGCGCTTCGAGTACACCGGCCCGTCGTCGGTGGATTTCACCAAGATCGCCACGATCATGCAGAAGGCGGCGCAGGCCAACTTCAACGTGGTCTACTTCCAGGCGCGCACCTCGGGCGATGCGCTGTATTACTCGGACCTGGAGCCTTGCTCGCCGCGGATGTGCGGCACGCTGGGCGGCCCGCGCCCGTCGCGTGACCCGCTCGCGGTCGCGCTGGCCGAGGCCGCCAAGTACGGGATCGAGGTGCACGCCTGGCTGAACGCGTACACCGGCTTCATCGCCGGCAGCGCGACGGCGTGCAACCAGTTCGTCAACAGCACCCCGGCCAACTGGCTCAAGGCCAATCCGCACTGGAGCGTGAGCACCAAGAACTTCACCACGGGCGCCATCACCCGCCAGGTGGACAACTGCGCCACGACCTCGGAGTACATGTGGGTGTCGCCGGGGGTGCCGCAGGTGCGCGCGCAGCTCGCCAACGTGGCGGCCGACGTTGCGCGGCGCTACGGCCCGCTGGGGCTCAAGGGGATCCACCTGGACCGCATCCGCTTCCCGTCCAACCAGGTGTCGTACGACCCGGCCACGCAGGACGCGTTCAAGACGGCGACCGGCGCCTTCCCGGCGTCCAACGCCCAGACCACCTGGCTGGACTTCCGGCGCGGCCTCGTCAACCAGGGCGTGAAGGAAGTGTACGACGCGGTGCGCGCGGTGGACCCGTCGCTGGTGCTCTCGGCGGCCGTCTTCCCCGGCTACAAGCCGCGCGCCGGCTGGGCCGCGCAGTGGAGCTTCACGGACCTCTTCCAGGACCCGGAAGCGTGGGTCAAGGGCGGCTACCTGGACGTGGAGGTGCCGATGAACTACCCGGCCACCGCCACCTCCGCGTCGTGGACGGTCAAGGCGTACTGCTCCAACACGGACTGGACGTGCGTGATGGACGACCACATCCAGCGCATCGAGAAGCAGTCCGGCCGCCAGGTGTACGTGGGCGTCGGCGCGATCCGCGGGTGGACCGAGATGAAGACGCAGATCGACCTGGCCCACGACCGCGCCGTCACCGGGATGTCGGTGTACAGCTTCAGCCAGGTGGACGTCATCCCCAACGCCTGGGCACAGCTCGCCGCCGGCCCCTTCAAGAACAAGGCGACGCTCCCCGCGATGAGCTGGAAGAACTGA
- a CDS encoding DoxX family protein → MTRPRPSHVILAAVFVIAGVLHFAIPGTYVRVMPPWLPHPRALVLLSGAFQIAGGVGVLLPRTRRLAGWGLILLLLAVWPANLQMLLNARASGAPAAAQALLVLRLPLQLLLIWWVWRSCVRAR, encoded by the coding sequence GTGACCCGCCCCCGCCCGTCGCACGTGATCCTCGCCGCGGTCTTCGTCATCGCGGGAGTGCTCCACTTCGCGATTCCGGGCACGTACGTGCGCGTCATGCCGCCCTGGCTGCCGCATCCCCGCGCGCTGGTGCTGCTGAGCGGCGCCTTCCAGATCGCGGGCGGGGTGGGGGTCCTGCTCCCGCGCACCCGCCGCCTCGCCGGGTGGGGCCTGATCCTCCTTCTCCTCGCCGTCTGGCCCGCCAACCTGCAGATGCTCCTCAACGCCCGCGCATCCGGCGCCCCCGCCGCCGCGCAGGCCCTCCTCGTCCTGCGCCTCCCCCTGCAGCTGCTGCTGATCTGGTGGGTCTGGCGAAGC